In the Wyeomyia smithii strain HCP4-BCI-WySm-NY-G18 chromosome 2, ASM2978416v1, whole genome shotgun sequence genome, one interval contains:
- the LOC129724004 gene encoding uncharacterized protein LOC129724004 isoform X2 yields the protein MKVDKAVCTETYEDLSRALRFEAVFSTLVENKILAIKRECEQRKRNKKSKVIRRILFGRKACKKTGKNGSNEKTGSTKPIEEEAVAPVESAENKTEAIGGVHPENSIISDGVDEVIVEIGDLSSLVDADEHLLAQSGVDDTVASFRSQSGPAINRFEVSGLANDGMTAVNVDQVDNESAGAVGGCTLVDDRSSLKSGTVAQSVDDDRKSILSNDGRFRERCSTLEPVSVSIEIEPHSDPLSTQYDLEDSGTNVSIELDVSDISDMKRSIASDPVPIIKNISKYCQGAPKQSSLLGVHRLRVLEAKSISAQNSPILPRQKSTEARHLTFSTATYQTTSLHQVPTKSNKDIEDTSFVIDLSRETGVGNGDTSGATSNLSNCNSIVIPTDKHQPALLEGSKQSVSCSASQKKSALVVGDSSSSSASRKNKLNPASTSSDHQHNHHHHHHRHHHHRHSKRLSDVVVEYDQTPPQTPGLIESFNQLTSPNLPVITMRQATSPVSDMIKLHRLSAAGSGSRSGTFSAQQAQQPNQEFSQQSKPAQPTTTIISELNENGNGTGSRKHRHGFLRQSSCDVELHYRPSSRTSNSKQSKQHDRHRSKDRYSRDSFNRATTVTASGWDDPYGDDQVIMAELNESDEEKLNKRKYKYLKRCSDPVIVFPTTSTGGGGGSFGAGPSGIAPGGFGSSGLQHCILSRPPNQPIQFPYDEDFMYDVSLQLESDRHGELDSIVPEHKRRHKHRHHQHHHCKKKRHKKRKILVHDLDDQSVKVIDPDDLPQRARWTIIATACLLLIMCLLLVGITLRMAPIIDDMVVEMQR from the exons ATGAAGGTTGACAAGGCGGTATGCACCGAAACGTACGAAGATTTGAGCCGAGCGTTACGGTTTGAGGCGGTTTTTTCGACTCTGGTGGAAAACAAGATACTAGCAATCAAACGTGAGTGTGAGCAGAGGAAGCGGAACAAAAAATCCAAGGTAATCCGGCGGATTTTGTTTGGGAGAAAAGCGTGTAAGAAGACAGGGAAAAATGGTAGCAATGAGAAAACTGGCTCCACCAAGCCAATCGAGGAGGAAGCGGTGGCGCCTGTTGAGAGTGCTGAAAATAAAACCGAAGCCATCGGTGGTGTGCATCCGGAAAATTCAATCATCAGCGACGGTGTTGATGAGGTTATCGTCGAGATTGGCGATTTGTCTTCGCTGGTCGATGCCGATGAACACCTGCTGGCACAGAGTGGAGTTGATGACACTGTGGCTAGCTTTCGTTCACAATCGGGGCCGGCAATTAATCGGTTCGAAGTTTCCGGATTGGCCAATGATGGTATGACAGCGGTGAATGTGGACCAGGTGGATAATGAAAGTGCCGGAGCGGTTGGTGGATGTACCCTCGTGGATGACCGCTCTTCGCTGAAGAGCGGTACCGTTGCACAATCTGTAGATGATGATAGAAAATCAATTTTGTCGAACGATGGTCGATTTAGGGAACGATGTAGCACATTAGAACCTGTTAGTGTATCCATAGAAATAGAACCACATTCCGATCCGCTTAGTACCCAGTATGACCTCGAAGACAGCGGAACCAATGTGTCCATCGAACTGGACGTGAGTGACATTTCCGATATGAAGCGAAGCATCGCCTCCGATCCGGTTCCGATAATTAAGAATATTAGTAAATACTGTCAAGGCGCTCCGAAGCAGTCCTCGCTGCTCGGAGTTCATCGGCTGCGCGTTCTCGAAGCCAAATCAATCAGTGCCCAAAATAGCCCGATTCTTCCGCGTCAAAAGTCGACCGAAGCACGACATTTGACGTTTAGTACTGCAACTTATCAGACGACCTCATTGCACCAGGTACCGACGAAATCGAACAAAGACATCGAAGACACCTCGTTTGTAATCGATCTCAGTCGTGAAACTGGCGTCGGAAACGGAGACACTAGCGGCGCCACTAGCAATCTTAGCAACTGTAACTCTATTGTGATACCGACGGACAAACATCAGCCAGCACTACTAGAAGGCAGCAAGCAAAGCGTTAGTTGTAGTGCTAGCCAGAAAAAGTCAGCATTAGTAGTAGGCGATAGCAGTAGTAGTAGCGCTAGTAGGAAGAACAAATTAAACCCGGCTTCTACGAGTTCCGACCATCAgcataatcatcatcatcatcatcaccgccACCACCATCATCGCCACTCGAAGCGCTTGAGTGATGTGGTGGTCGAGTACGATCAGACGCCACCCCAAACGCCGGGACTCATCGAAAGCTTTAATCAGCTGACGTCTCCCAATCTACCTGTGATAACGATGCGTCAAGCCACGTCGCCGGTTAGTGATATGATAAAGCTGCATCGGCTGTCCGCTGCTGGTAGTGGCAGCCGTTCTGGCACATTCTCCGCACAACAAGCTCAACAACCCAATCAGGAATTCAGCCAACAATCGAAACCGGCACAACCGACAACGACAATCATCAGTGAGCTCAATGAAAATGGAAACGGTACCGGAAGCCGAAAGCATCGGCACGGTTTTCTCAGACAATCAAGCTGCGATGTGGAACTGCACTACAGACCAAGCAGCAGGACATCGAATTCAAAGCAGTCGAAACAACACGATCGGCACCGTTCGAAGGACCGCTATAGCAGAGATAGTTTTAATCGAGCCACGACAGTCACTGCTAGTGGGTGGGATGATCCTTACGGTGACGATCAAGTGATAATGGCGGAACTGAACGAAAGCGACGAAGAGAAACTCAACAAACGAAAGTACA AATATTTGAAGCGCTGTTCGGATCCGGTAATTGTGTTTCCTACCACTAGCACCGGCGGCGGAGGCGGTTCATTCGGGGCTGGACCAAGCGGAATAGCACCAGGGGGTTTCGGAAGCAGCGGTCTCCAGCATTGCATACTCAGCCGGCCACCAAATCAACCGAT CCAATTCCCATACGATGAAGATTTTATGTACGACGTCTCGCTGCAGCTTGAATCCGACCGACACGGTGAGCTAGATTCGATAGTGCCTGAACATAAAAGAAGACATAAACATAG ACATCACCAGCATCATCACTGCAAGAAGAAAAGACACAAGAAACGGAAAATCCTGGTTCATGATTTGGACGATCAAAGTGTTAAG GTTATAGACCCTGACGATCTTCCACAGCGCGCACGTTGGACGATAATCGCAACCGCTTGCCTACTACTGATAATGTGCCTGCTCCTAGTCGGAATAACGCTCCGAATGGCTCCCATAATCGACGATATGG tcgtggagatgcagaggtaa
- the LOC129724004 gene encoding uncharacterized protein LOC129724004 isoform X1: MKVDKAVCTETYEDLSRALRFEAVFSTLVENKILAIKRECEQRKRNKKSKVIRRILFGRKACKKTGKNGSNEKTGSTKPIEEEAVAPVESAENKTEAIGGVHPENSIISDGVDEVIVEIGDLSSLVDADEHLLAQSGVDDTVASFRSQSGPAINRFEVSGLANDGMTAVNVDQVDNESAGAVGGCTLVDDRSSLKSGTVAQSVDDDRKSILSNDGRFRERCSTLEPVSVSIEIEPHSDPLSTQYDLEDSGTNVSIELDVSDISDMKRSIASDPVPIIKNISKYCQGAPKQSSLLGVHRLRVLEAKSISAQNSPILPRQKSTEARHLTFSTATYQTTSLHQVPTKSNKDIEDTSFVIDLSRETGVGNGDTSGATSNLSNCNSIVIPTDKHQPALLEGSKQSVSCSASQKKSALVVGDSSSSSASRKNKLNPASTSSDHQHNHHHHHHRHHHHRHSKRLSDVVVEYDQTPPQTPGLIESFNQLTSPNLPVITMRQATSPVSDMIKLHRLSAAGSGSRSGTFSAQQAQQPNQEFSQQSKPAQPTTTIISELNENGNGTGSRKHRHGFLRQSSCDVELHYRPSSRTSNSKQSKQHDRHRSKDRYSRDSFNRATTVTASGWDDPYGDDQVIMAELNESDEEKLNKRKYKYLKRCSDPVIVFPTTSTGGGGGSFGAGPSGIAPGGFGSSGLQHCILSRPPNQPIQFPYDEDFMYDVSLQLESDRHGELDSIVPEHKRRHKHRHHQHHHCKKKRHKKRKILVHDLDDQSVKVIDPDDLPQRARWTIIATACLLLIMCLLLVGITLRMAPIIDDMVRQENERLMRESLDRAKMIKNYTEYNRLIAGGGASEHP, from the exons ATGAAGGTTGACAAGGCGGTATGCACCGAAACGTACGAAGATTTGAGCCGAGCGTTACGGTTTGAGGCGGTTTTTTCGACTCTGGTGGAAAACAAGATACTAGCAATCAAACGTGAGTGTGAGCAGAGGAAGCGGAACAAAAAATCCAAGGTAATCCGGCGGATTTTGTTTGGGAGAAAAGCGTGTAAGAAGACAGGGAAAAATGGTAGCAATGAGAAAACTGGCTCCACCAAGCCAATCGAGGAGGAAGCGGTGGCGCCTGTTGAGAGTGCTGAAAATAAAACCGAAGCCATCGGTGGTGTGCATCCGGAAAATTCAATCATCAGCGACGGTGTTGATGAGGTTATCGTCGAGATTGGCGATTTGTCTTCGCTGGTCGATGCCGATGAACACCTGCTGGCACAGAGTGGAGTTGATGACACTGTGGCTAGCTTTCGTTCACAATCGGGGCCGGCAATTAATCGGTTCGAAGTTTCCGGATTGGCCAATGATGGTATGACAGCGGTGAATGTGGACCAGGTGGATAATGAAAGTGCCGGAGCGGTTGGTGGATGTACCCTCGTGGATGACCGCTCTTCGCTGAAGAGCGGTACCGTTGCACAATCTGTAGATGATGATAGAAAATCAATTTTGTCGAACGATGGTCGATTTAGGGAACGATGTAGCACATTAGAACCTGTTAGTGTATCCATAGAAATAGAACCACATTCCGATCCGCTTAGTACCCAGTATGACCTCGAAGACAGCGGAACCAATGTGTCCATCGAACTGGACGTGAGTGACATTTCCGATATGAAGCGAAGCATCGCCTCCGATCCGGTTCCGATAATTAAGAATATTAGTAAATACTGTCAAGGCGCTCCGAAGCAGTCCTCGCTGCTCGGAGTTCATCGGCTGCGCGTTCTCGAAGCCAAATCAATCAGTGCCCAAAATAGCCCGATTCTTCCGCGTCAAAAGTCGACCGAAGCACGACATTTGACGTTTAGTACTGCAACTTATCAGACGACCTCATTGCACCAGGTACCGACGAAATCGAACAAAGACATCGAAGACACCTCGTTTGTAATCGATCTCAGTCGTGAAACTGGCGTCGGAAACGGAGACACTAGCGGCGCCACTAGCAATCTTAGCAACTGTAACTCTATTGTGATACCGACGGACAAACATCAGCCAGCACTACTAGAAGGCAGCAAGCAAAGCGTTAGTTGTAGTGCTAGCCAGAAAAAGTCAGCATTAGTAGTAGGCGATAGCAGTAGTAGTAGCGCTAGTAGGAAGAACAAATTAAACCCGGCTTCTACGAGTTCCGACCATCAgcataatcatcatcatcatcatcaccgccACCACCATCATCGCCACTCGAAGCGCTTGAGTGATGTGGTGGTCGAGTACGATCAGACGCCACCCCAAACGCCGGGACTCATCGAAAGCTTTAATCAGCTGACGTCTCCCAATCTACCTGTGATAACGATGCGTCAAGCCACGTCGCCGGTTAGTGATATGATAAAGCTGCATCGGCTGTCCGCTGCTGGTAGTGGCAGCCGTTCTGGCACATTCTCCGCACAACAAGCTCAACAACCCAATCAGGAATTCAGCCAACAATCGAAACCGGCACAACCGACAACGACAATCATCAGTGAGCTCAATGAAAATGGAAACGGTACCGGAAGCCGAAAGCATCGGCACGGTTTTCTCAGACAATCAAGCTGCGATGTGGAACTGCACTACAGACCAAGCAGCAGGACATCGAATTCAAAGCAGTCGAAACAACACGATCGGCACCGTTCGAAGGACCGCTATAGCAGAGATAGTTTTAATCGAGCCACGACAGTCACTGCTAGTGGGTGGGATGATCCTTACGGTGACGATCAAGTGATAATGGCGGAACTGAACGAAAGCGACGAAGAGAAACTCAACAAACGAAAGTACA AATATTTGAAGCGCTGTTCGGATCCGGTAATTGTGTTTCCTACCACTAGCACCGGCGGCGGAGGCGGTTCATTCGGGGCTGGACCAAGCGGAATAGCACCAGGGGGTTTCGGAAGCAGCGGTCTCCAGCATTGCATACTCAGCCGGCCACCAAATCAACCGAT CCAATTCCCATACGATGAAGATTTTATGTACGACGTCTCGCTGCAGCTTGAATCCGACCGACACGGTGAGCTAGATTCGATAGTGCCTGAACATAAAAGAAGACATAAACATAG ACATCACCAGCATCATCACTGCAAGAAGAAAAGACACAAGAAACGGAAAATCCTGGTTCATGATTTGGACGATCAAAGTGTTAAG GTTATAGACCCTGACGATCTTCCACAGCGCGCACGTTGGACGATAATCGCAACCGCTTGCCTACTACTGATAATGTGCCTGCTCCTAGTCGGAATAACGCTCCGAATGGCTCCCATAATCGACGATATGG